CGGACAACGAGCTCACCGAGCGCATCATCTACCAGGCGCAGCAGTCCGGCATCAGCCCGGACCAGTACGTCCAGCAGATCCAGCAGTCCGGGCAGCTGGGCCGCATCTACTCCGACATCCGGCGCAGCAAGGCCCTGTTCTCCGTTGTCCGGCAGGCGACGGTCACCGACTCGGCGGGCGAGCAGCTGGACATGGACGAGCTGCTGGGGACCCAGGACGAGGACCAGGAGCAGCCGGAGCAGGTCGAGGGTGCGGTAGCCGACGAGGAGGAGCGCACCACCGCGCAGTGAGCGACAGGTGGTGGAGCGCCGGTCGGATCCGACGACGATCCCGACTCGGTTAACAAGCTCTCAGCGAACGTGGGCGGCACCGGGAAGCTGGTGCCGCCCACGTTCGTTAGGGTCGGTTGTAACGGATCACCCGGACTCCGGCACCCCGGTAACGGGCAATACTTCAGGCGGGCCCGGTTCGACGAAGCGCTTACCGGGTCCATTGTGGAAGAAGGCAGGGAGACGTGACCCAGCAACAGACTGTTCCGGCGTTCGACGCGCAGTCACCGCAGATGCGGACCGGTAGCAACGGGCTTTCACTCAACGACTCGGTCTACGAGCGGCTGCTGCGGGAACGCATCATCGTCCTCGGGTCCCAGGTGGAGGACACCATCGCCAACCAGATCTGCTCGCAGATGCTGCTGTTGGCGGCCGAGGACCCGGAACGCGACATCGCCCTCTACATCAACTCGCCCGGTGGCTCGGTTCCCTCCGGAATGGCCATCTACGACACGATGCAGCTCATCAAGCCGGACGTGGCGACAGTGGCGATGGGCTTCGCCGCTTCGATGGGGCAGTTCCTGCTCTCCGCGGGCGCCAAGGGCAAGCGATTCGCCCTGCCGCACGCGCGGGTGCTGATGCACCAGCCCTCGGCCGGTCTGGGCGGTACGGCCTCGGACATCGCGATCCAGGCCGATGTGTTCTCCAGGCAGAAGCGGGAGATGGCCCAGCTCATCGCCGAGCAGACCGGCCAGACGGTCGAGAAGATCACCGAGGATTCCGACCGTGACCGCTGGTTCACCGCCGACGAGGCGCTCGAGTACGGCTTCGTGGACCACATCGCCAACCGTGCCAACCTGCCGAGCAGCTGATCCTACGAACCACCGAGCCCTGCCGGCATCACAGTCACGAGGAGTCACCCCAGTGAGCTCATTCCAGCTCCCCCAATCCCGGTACATGGTGCCGTCGTTCGTCGAGCGCACGGCCTACGGGGTCAAGGAGTCGAACCCCTACCAGAAGCTGTTCGAGGAACGGATCGTTTTCCTCGGGGTCCAGGTCGACGACGTCTCGGCCAACGACATCATGGCCCAGCTGCTGTACCTGGAGTCCGATGATCCCGACCGCGAGATCCAGCTCTACATCAACTCGCCGGGCGGGTCGTTCACCGCGCTGATGGCGATCTACGACACGATGCAGTACGTGCGGCCCGACATCCGCA
This portion of the Actinopolyspora lacussalsi genome encodes:
- a CDS encoding ATP-dependent Clp protease protease subunit (product_source=KO:K01358; cath_funfam=3.90.226.10; cog=COG0740; ko=KO:K01358; pfam=PF00574; superfamily=52096; tigrfam=TIGR00493); translated protein: MTQQQTVPAFDAQSPQMRTGSNGLSLNDSVYERLLRERIIVLGSQVEDTIANQICSQMLLLAAEDPERDIALYINSPGGSVPSGMAIYDTMQLIKPDVATVAMGFAASMGQFLLSAGAKGKRFALPHARVLMHQPSAGLGGTASDIAIQADVFSRQKREMAQLIAEQTGQTVEKITEDSDRDRWFTADEALEYGFVDHIANRANLPSS